A window of the Mesorhizobium opportunistum WSM2075 genome harbors these coding sequences:
- a CDS encoding fumarylacetoacetate hydrolase family protein produces MTAFVLPVPPTPSVAVSGSTERFAVRRIFCVGRNYAAHAREFGNDERDPPFFFTKPADAVVDSGVTIPYPPLTANLHHEIELVAAIGRPGFRIPRERALDHVWGYGVGIDLTRRDLQDEAKKAARPWDWSKAFDRSAPCGPLVPAQKSGHPREGRIWLAVDGKVRQDADLAELIWPIADIVSICSEAMELEAGDLIFTGTPAGVGAVKPGETMTGGVDGIGTIEVTIGQPQL; encoded by the coding sequence ATGACCGCTTTCGTTCTCCCCGTCCCGCCAACGCCTTCTGTCGCCGTCAGCGGGTCAACCGAGCGGTTCGCCGTGCGCCGCATCTTCTGCGTCGGCCGCAACTACGCGGCGCACGCGCGCGAATTCGGCAATGATGAGCGCGATCCGCCCTTCTTCTTCACCAAGCCGGCCGACGCGGTGGTCGATTCCGGTGTGACCATTCCCTACCCGCCGCTCACCGCCAACCTGCACCATGAGATCGAGCTGGTCGCCGCGATCGGCAGACCAGGCTTCCGCATCCCGCGTGAGCGGGCGCTGGATCATGTCTGGGGTTATGGCGTCGGCATCGACCTAACCCGCCGCGATTTGCAGGACGAGGCCAAGAAGGCGGCGCGGCCTTGGGACTGGTCGAAGGCATTCGACCGCTCGGCGCCCTGCGGCCCGCTGGTCCCGGCGCAAAAAAGCGGCCACCCACGGGAGGGCCGCATCTGGCTCGCGGTCGACGGCAAGGTCAGGCAGGACGCCGACCTCGCCGAACTGATCTGGCCGATCGCTGACATCGTCTCGATCTGCAGCGAGGCGATGGAACTCGAAGCCGGCGACCTGATCTTTACCGGCACGCCCGCCGGCGTCGGTGCGGTCAAGCCGGGCGAGACGATGACCGGCGGCGTCGACGGCATCGGCACGATCGAAGTCACCATTGGCCAGCCCCAATTGTGA
- a CDS encoding response regulator: MTAVNDRARFLIIDDHPLFREALHSAVQMAYPEVDTVEARSITEALDLLADAKPFDLALLDLSMPDVHGFDGLLQLRTRYPRLPVVIVSGYEEPRIISEALSYGAAGFIPKSARKSDLAAAIRSVMDGAIYVPQTYEGQPADADSSDRADMVQRLSKLTPQQLRVLQMLRQGLLNKQIAYELQVGETTVKAHVSEILRKLNVYSRTQAVIEVSKLDNAELFRDQAGF, translated from the coding sequence ATGACCGCAGTCAATGATCGCGCCCGGTTCCTCATCATCGACGACCACCCGCTGTTTCGCGAGGCGCTGCACAGCGCCGTTCAGATGGCTTATCCGGAAGTCGATACGGTCGAGGCCCGCTCGATCACCGAGGCGCTCGATCTCCTGGCCGACGCCAAGCCTTTCGACCTCGCGCTCCTCGATCTCTCAATGCCCGACGTGCACGGCTTCGACGGCCTGCTGCAGCTCAGGACCCGCTATCCGCGCCTGCCGGTGGTGATCGTGTCTGGATATGAGGAGCCGAGGATCATCTCCGAGGCCTTGTCCTATGGTGCGGCAGGCTTCATTCCGAAATCGGCGCGCAAGAGCGATCTGGCGGCCGCCATCCGCTCGGTGATGGATGGCGCCATCTATGTGCCGCAAACCTATGAGGGCCAGCCGGCGGACGCCGACAGCAGCGACCGCGCCGACATGGTCCAGCGCCTGTCCAAGCTGACGCCGCAGCAGTTGCGGGTGCTGCAGATGCTGCGCCAGGGTCTGCTCAACAAGCAGATCGCCTACGAGCTGCAGGTCGGCGAGACCACGGTCAAGGCGCATGTCTCCGAGATCCTGCGCAAGCTCAATGTCTACAGCCGCACGCAAGCGGTGATCGAGGTTTCGAAGCTGGACAATGCGGAGCTGTTTCGCGACCAGGCGGGGTTTTGA
- a CDS encoding lysozyme inhibitor LprI family protein: protein MRFLLAVIATLSFATTAALADPASDFKRADQGLNQTFKQIQKRLADDSGGKARLVKAQRTWIAFRNAECTFQSGGDDGGSAAPMVAAACQAELTKDRNKQLKAYLNCQEGDLACPVPAE from the coding sequence ATGCGTTTTCTACTTGCTGTCATTGCCACGCTGTCGTTTGCCACCACTGCGGCTCTGGCTGATCCTGCTTCGGACTTCAAAAGAGCAGACCAAGGATTGAACCAGACCTTCAAGCAAATTCAGAAACGGCTTGCAGACGATTCCGGCGGCAAAGCGCGGCTTGTGAAAGCGCAGAGAACTTGGATCGCGTTCCGCAATGCCGAATGCACTTTCCAATCCGGTGGGGATGACGGCGGATCCGCCGCACCGATGGTTGCCGCTGCATGTCAGGCTGAACTTACCAAGGATCGCAACAAGCAGTTGAAGGCCTACTTGAACTGCCAAGAGGGCGACCTCGCTTGCCCGGTGCCAGCAGAATAG
- a CDS encoding DnaT-like ssDNA-binding protein, whose amino-acid sequence MVGSGIANAESYSSAANCAAYAHKEGKSFASSLAAAAEAALRRAIRRLEARYRSRFPGQRVKGRSQGLKWPRSDAYDPRLTRSPAMKFRMRSSMHAGNSPSSNWPIRAVWR is encoded by the coding sequence ATGGTTGGATCGGGCATTGCGAACGCGGAAAGCTATTCCAGCGCCGCGAACTGCGCAGCCTATGCCCACAAGGAGGGGAAGTCCTTCGCTTCCTCGCTAGCAGCCGCGGCTGAGGCTGCGTTGCGGCGCGCCATCCGCCGCCTGGAGGCCCGGTATCGCAGCCGGTTTCCAGGCCAGCGGGTGAAAGGGCGTTCTCAAGGTTTGAAGTGGCCCAGATCCGACGCTTACGACCCAAGGTTAACGAGATCGCCAGCGATGAAATTCCGCATGAGATCATCGATGCACGCTGGGAACTCGCCATCATCGAACTGGCCGATCCGGGCAGTCTGGCGCTGA
- a CDS encoding hybrid sensor histidine kinase/response regulator produces the protein MPLRSINDLEKLKKINAALVSRVERSMDQQGNAFSLFQTAISLENRVRTRTEELHSTLRRLEQSNIDLSAAKENAELANLSKTRFLAAASHDVLQPLNAAHLSVSALAEVQTSDEGRKLVRQVERSLETMEDLLRTLLDISKLDAGVVQPDIGDVSLEALFSSLRSDFQPVAALKQLSLKFRPVNAVVRSDRTLLRRILQNILSNALGYTRSGGVLVGTRHRGDTIRIDVADTGCGIPEDQREAVFEEFHRGTLPANAELNGGGLGLGLAIVRRMAGALGHPVTFSSKVGRGTIFHIDVPVGIGAPADAIASAASLERPRGYGLFGTKVLLVENDIEVLEAMTFLLERWQCLVRAATSTDDALDMLGDTDWVPDIVIADQHLDGGDLGTATISEVRNYLGRAVPALIVTADSSEEIAKAARAGGIELMRKPLKPAQLRALLAHLLA, from the coding sequence ATGCCGCTCAGGAGCATAAACGATCTTGAAAAGCTGAAGAAGATCAACGCCGCCCTGGTCAGTCGCGTCGAGCGGTCGATGGACCAGCAAGGCAACGCCTTCTCGCTGTTCCAGACCGCGATTTCGCTGGAAAATCGCGTGCGAACGCGCACCGAAGAGCTGCATTCGACGCTGCGCCGACTGGAGCAATCCAACATCGACCTCAGCGCCGCCAAGGAAAATGCCGAGCTCGCGAACCTGTCCAAGACGAGGTTCCTCGCCGCGGCCAGCCACGATGTGCTGCAACCGCTGAACGCGGCCCACCTCTCCGTCTCGGCACTGGCCGAGGTGCAGACCAGCGACGAAGGCAGGAAGCTGGTGCGCCAGGTCGAGCGCTCGCTGGAAACGATGGAAGATCTGCTGCGCACCCTGCTCGACATCTCCAAGCTCGATGCCGGCGTGGTGCAACCCGACATCGGCGACGTCAGCCTGGAGGCGTTGTTCTCGTCGCTGCGCTCGGATTTCCAGCCGGTGGCGGCACTCAAGCAGCTGTCGCTGAAATTCCGGCCGGTCAATGCCGTGGTCCGCTCCGACCGCACATTGCTGCGTCGCATCCTGCAGAACATCCTTTCCAATGCGCTCGGCTACACCCGTTCGGGTGGCGTCCTTGTCGGCACCAGGCATCGCGGCGACACCATCCGCATCGATGTCGCCGATACCGGCTGCGGCATTCCCGAGGACCAGCGCGAGGCGGTGTTCGAGGAGTTCCATCGCGGCACCTTGCCTGCCAATGCCGAGCTCAACGGCGGCGGTCTCGGGCTCGGGCTTGCCATCGTGCGTCGCATGGCCGGCGCGCTCGGGCACCCCGTGACGTTCTCGTCGAAGGTAGGCCGCGGCACAATCTTCCACATCGATGTTCCTGTCGGCATCGGCGCCCCTGCCGACGCCATCGCCAGCGCCGCCAGTCTGGAGCGGCCGCGCGGCTACGGCCTGTTCGGCACCAAGGTGCTGCTGGTCGAAAACGACATCGAGGTGCTGGAGGCAATGACCTTCCTGCTCGAACGCTGGCAATGCCTGGTGCGGGCCGCGACGTCGACCGACGATGCGCTGGACATGCTTGGCGACACCGACTGGGTGCCAGACATCGTCATCGCCGACCAGCATCTCGACGGCGGCGATCTCGGCACCGCCACCATATCTGAGGTCCGCAACTATCTCGGCCGCGCCGTGCCCGCGCTGATCGTCACCGCCGACAGTTCCGAGGAAATCGCCAAGGCCGCTCGCGCGGGCGGCATCGAACTGATGCGCAAACCGCTGAAACCGGCACAACTAAGGGCGCTGCTGGCACATTTGCTGGCTTAA
- a CDS encoding FIST signal transduction protein, whose amino-acid sequence MDAFACAVAAEAAAIDAGFALLFFSQSLVEADALSRALLTHAPGLHHAGCSTAGEITPQGLEDGHVLAMLLPSAAFTAVSTMVDDLSSSGMDRITSEVEALRRNLRGRVGGEHTRNTFALCFIDGLSYAEEAVSSAIHWGLDDIPLLGGSAGDDLKFETTRLISNGRVSSDSAIIVLIATEIPFHVFKTDNFVPTDEKLVVTASDADHRIVREFNATNAAEEYAASVGILPQALTPLSFASHPVVVKVGGEYYCRSIQRMHADGSLSFFCAIDDGVVLSIAQPKDMVESTRAALREVEERLGGIDLILGFDCVLRRLDARNRQVFRDISELYRINNVVGFGTYGEQYRSMHLNQTFTGIAFGDRQAAE is encoded by the coding sequence ATGGACGCATTTGCATGCGCGGTGGCGGCCGAGGCTGCCGCCATCGACGCTGGTTTTGCCCTGCTGTTCTTCTCCCAGAGCCTCGTCGAGGCCGACGCCCTGTCACGGGCACTTCTGACCCACGCACCGGGGCTCCACCATGCCGGCTGCTCGACCGCCGGCGAGATCACGCCGCAGGGCCTCGAGGACGGCCATGTGCTCGCCATGCTGCTGCCCTCGGCGGCGTTCACCGCCGTCAGCACCATGGTCGACGATCTGTCCTCGTCGGGCATGGACAGGATCACCAGCGAGGTTGAAGCCTTGAGGCGCAACCTGCGCGGCCGGGTCGGCGGCGAGCACACCAGGAACACGTTCGCGCTCTGCTTCATCGACGGGCTATCCTATGCCGAGGAAGCGGTCAGCTCCGCCATCCACTGGGGCCTTGACGACATCCCCCTGCTCGGCGGCTCGGCCGGCGACGATCTGAAGTTCGAGACGACACGCCTGATCTCGAACGGCAGGGTCAGCTCGGACAGCGCCATCATCGTGCTGATCGCCACGGAAATCCCTTTCCACGTCTTCAAGACCGACAATTTCGTGCCGACCGACGAAAAGCTGGTGGTGACGGCATCCGATGCCGATCATCGCATCGTGCGCGAGTTCAACGCCACCAATGCGGCCGAGGAATATGCCGCCTCCGTGGGCATTCTCCCGCAGGCCCTGACGCCGTTGAGCTTCGCCTCGCATCCGGTGGTGGTGAAGGTGGGCGGCGAATATTATTGCCGCTCGATCCAGAGAATGCACGCGGACGGTTCGCTGTCGTTCTTCTGCGCCATCGACGACGGCGTCGTGCTGTCGATCGCCCAGCCCAAGGACATGGTGGAATCGACACGCGCCGCCCTGCGCGAGGTCGAGGAGCGGCTGGGTGGCATCGACCTGATCCTCGGCTTCGACTGCGTGCTGCGCCGGCTGGATGCGCGCAACCGGCAGGTCTTTCGTGACATTTCGGAGCTCTACCGGATCAACAATGTCGTCGGCTTCGGCACCTATGGCGAGCAGTACCGGTCGATGCATCTGAACCAGACCTTCACCGGCATCGCTTTCGGCGACCGCCAGGCGGCAGAATAA
- a CDS encoding (2Fe-2S)-binding protein, giving the protein MSDVSLMVNGKRVSGAAEDRTLLVHFLRENLGLTGTHVGCDTSQCGACVVHVDGKAVKSCTMLAVQASGSSVVTIEGLANGADLHPVQAAFKEHHGLQCGFCTPGMIMTATDMIKRHPEGLDEVTVRAELEGNICRCTGYHNIVKAILAASKTMSKGAKGKAKQAA; this is encoded by the coding sequence ATGTCGGACGTTTCGTTGATGGTGAACGGCAAGCGGGTCAGCGGCGCTGCCGAGGATCGAACGCTGCTGGTTCACTTCCTGCGCGAGAATCTCGGCCTGACCGGTACGCATGTCGGCTGCGACACGTCGCAATGCGGCGCCTGCGTCGTGCATGTCGACGGCAAGGCGGTCAAGTCCTGCACCATGCTCGCGGTCCAGGCGTCCGGCTCCAGCGTGGTGACGATCGAAGGTCTTGCCAATGGCGCCGACCTGCATCCCGTCCAGGCGGCGTTCAAGGAACATCACGGCCTGCAATGCGGCTTCTGCACGCCCGGCATGATCATGACGGCAACCGACATGATCAAGCGCCATCCCGAAGGCCTCGACGAGGTGACGGTGCGGGCTGAACTGGAAGGCAATATCTGCCGCTGCACCGGCTACCACAACATCGTCAAGGCCATCCTTGCCGCATCGAAGACGATGTCGAAGGGTGCCAAGGGCAAGGCGAAGCAAGCTGCGTGA